From the genome of Aspergillus oryzae RIB40 DNA, chromosome 4:
GACCTTTCGCAGGATTTTGCCTGAGGGGTTTTTAGGAATTGTATCAACGAAAACTACCCCGCCAGTGATTCTCTTGATCGCGGAGACTTTCCCGTCCATGAATGCGATAAGATCCTGTGCGGAGGCGCTCTGTCCAGGTTTTAGCACTACATATGCCCGAGGGCGCTCGTCATCGTTCCTATTCGTTGATAGTCAGTCTATCAGCTGCTCTTGATCGTTCATCGATCTCTGGGGAGGCAAATATAATACTTACACCGACACTCCAATGACCGCAACGTCAGCTACTGCCGGGTGCTCCAGCAAAAGGGCCTCTAACTCTGCCGGTGCGACTTGGTTGCCTTTCACTTTGATCAGTTCCTAGGGCAGAATTTGTCAGTCAACACATGCACGGGTTCTAGAAGCATGCGACGCTGCTTTTGCTCGCCATATGTGGCAACTGGGAACTATTTGTCATACGACGTACCTTCTTTCGGTCAACAACGTAGAACTTCCCCTGATCGTCCACATATGCGATGTCTCCGGTCTTCAGCCATCCGTCCTCCgtcttggtttcctttgtgGCCTGTGGGTTTCGCCAATAGCCCTTCATAATGTTCGGGCCTCGGACCCAGAGTTCACCCCGTTGGTTACGTCCTAACTCGGTGACCCCGTCGTCGGCCATAATCTTTGCTTCGCAATTGGGGTTCAGCTCTCCAACCGACGCTGTGTGACTTGTTTCGGTGGGGTCCCAGCCAAGTATAGCGCATGTAGTCCTGCGGAAAAACTTCCCTGTTAGCTCACACATGCTGCTTCATTGGTAGAGATAATAGGAGGCGCAACGTACTCGGTCATTCCCCAGCCCTGTTTCACATTGACACGTCCAGGTTCCCAGAGCGCCTCCACTTCATCACAGACTTCTCTTCCCAGGGGCGCTGCACCGCTGCCAATCCCCTCGACACTGCTAAGATCATATTTGCCGCTTCTGACCGCAGGATGCTTGGCTAGGGCAACCACCACGGGAGGTACCAGAATAAGGTCCGTGATGCGGAATTTCTCCGTATATTCCAGCATCTTGATGAAGTCGAACTTGGGCATAATATACACAGGAACCTCACGCTTTAATGCATTCGCAATGAAAATATTCTGAGCCATCGCATGATACATCGGCAGGAAACAGAGGAACCGAGCCCTAGCATTTCTTGCCTTCCAGTCCGGATTCAGATAAAACGATTGATTCGCCTGAAGCATGTTGGCGCAATAGTTCTTGTGAGAGATTTCCACGCCCTTGGGCCTTCCCGTTGTGCCGCTGGAATAGTTTAAGGCGAGAGTACGGTTAGCCTTCTCCGGAGTCGATAGATCATCCCATTCAAATTGACTGCCTTCCTCCGCAGACGCCACCAGTTCACCCCAGTAGCGACAACCCATCTTACCCTCCCCACGCCCATCAAAGATGGCATTGTTAAAAACAAACACCCGACCCCGACTCAGTCCTGCTACCTGCGCCGCTTCAATACCAGTGTCAAGACTCCCCTCAGCGCAAATGAGGTAAGTTGCGCCGCTATCCTGGAGCTGGTACGCCAATTCCCTTGCGACATAGGTAGGATTGGCCCCCGAGAAGATACCTCCCGCCATGATGATCCCCATAAAAAcaacagggaagaagagatcgttgccggagaagagcaagaccCGATCGCCCGACTGGAGACCAGCCTTGCGCAATCCCGCCGCAAAACGCTTCGACCATAGTCGGAAGTCATGGGTAGTGAAATAATGCGTATCAGGACGAGCTGCCTCAGAGAAGCACCTGTGCGTCTTTGACAACGGATGAGTGGGCGATGTGAACAGGACAGTTGCCAGGTGCGCATCCGGGACATGCACCTGCCAACGCGATTTGAAAGGCATCGTGAGTCTTATAAACAATCCACCCAAAAGACAGGGATTAAGTAGCTTTCAAGAAGAGGAGCGCCAATCAAGTTCAACAAAAGGTAAAAATGAATAAGAAGTAACGATATAAACTTTGAGGAGAGCGAGAGCGAGAGCAAGTCATATATAGAATTAGGAACAGGCCACAGACCAAGTAATTCACTCCAATCGAACTTGCCCCAAAAACCTGGCTACATCAAACCCCTCCCTATGAGAACCAGCAAAATGAATAATTTATCCACTTTTATCCATTCATAATTCGACGAACCAACCCCATACCAAGCTTACAGAGCTCTCCCCGCATTTGGGATCGGTTAAGTCGGTACCAATCAGCTTCTCCCCGAGCGGAGATCCCGAGGAAGTAAACGCTTCATGACCTCGGGCCTTCGACTCCTTTATTTATAGGGGAAAGGGGAGACGTACGGGTTCCACCCTGGGTATGTAACACGATTGAGGAACAGTCGGAATTTCTCTCGATAGGTGGGACCGGATGCTTACCTGTATCACCTACTGTTGCCGCGATTATGCTGGGGATATTTAGCCGCTTACATCATTTCATTCTTCAAACACCAGTTTgggaaggaaagcaaagaccGATATGTGGTTTGTATGTTCAATCAATGGAATACCGATAGAAAGTTTTCTACACCTCCCCCATCTGCCATTTCCTACCAAAAACATCACGCTATATCTTAAGAGGACAACCCTGAACAAGTTATGGAAGGAGTaaaaaatatcaagaaaCAACCACATAGACACCTTGAAATTGCGCACAACATGAGATGGATACATTAGCTTCATTAcgcctcctctcctccaagaCAGACCAGTGTGGCCTTCAACTCGCtcacgatcttctcctccagtCGGTTCTCGGCCCCCGATGAAGCGTTCAATGGTTTCTGGCGGACCAGCTCCGCTTCTTTGTCGTTGGTGGCCACGATCCGTGCTCGAAGGAGTTGTCTGCGTTCTAGGAGatcttcaatgtcttccttgACATGTGCCCTATCCCATTTGAGTTCCTGGATTGACTCAGCATCCATACCGGCGCTGGGTCCTGCTTCGCGGAATCGGTCCAATATGAAGGAGATTAGTGCCAGTGAGTACGCCTCAGATGTCATGCTCAGACAGATGCGCCGAGCCGTAGACCCAGCCGTGCGATCGGCAGCAAACGCCTCGGACGCCCGCGTAAGTTGGCCCTCAAATTGATTGAGGAAGGCCGCCACTTCGGGCGCTGTGCGAATGACGTGGTAGAGAAGGTTCAGGCAAAGGGGAAGAATACCGCCGGTCCAGATAGCATACATCCTGGGCACAGAGTCAAAGGGACCAAAGCCCTTGGGCTGTCGCAGGATATTTGTCAAGCGGCATGTAGAGAGTCTGACTAAAACAACCTCGACAGCGAGATGTTCTGCTAGCATGGGTATGGTCGATAGCTtaacaaggaaagagataCTGAGTTCTCCGTAGACGGGATCACCGGCCACAGCCAATTGATCAGCCCACGAAAAGAGAGAAGTTGCATGACGACCTGTGTCGTTATCCGCAATATGATAAACGATATGCTCGTATACGCGATCAACATTCTTCACCTGCAAGCAGCTTTGCAGAATGGCTGTTATGATGGCAAAGTCCTTCGGTGTGCATTTCTCTGGTTGATCGTGCAAGTACGCGGTCAAAGACTTGAACCCTTGAGCAACCACAGTCTTTACAATTTCGACCACCAGTCCTAAGTCAGATGATACCTCAGCTTTCTTACTGAGCGTTTCGGGCGCTGTCCGTGAAGGTGAGTCTTGATGGAACTGAAGGGCGAGGAAGAGCACATTGAGAAGGGACCGGTAATACTCGGTGTCGTCATTGATGATTGCCTCCTCATACGTTGCGCGGCGAGAGCGCAATGCATCCCACACTACCCCAAGCAGACCAAAAACTTCAGCACCCCGGGATCCAATCTCGACAAGTCGCTGGAGGAGAGCTTGTGCAAAATCTACCCGTGTTTGTTGAATCCGTGCGAAGATTGCTTCTTGTGGAACGCCATTGGTATTAGCTTCAAGGCATCTCTGTACGACTACAGCCATCGATTTCTGAACCTCTCGATCCGTCATAAAGTCTGAGCAATGCTCGATGGCGAAGAATTTCCAGCTATGGAGGAGCGACTGCGGTTGAACACTATTAGAGCACATTCATATAGGAATTGCGCGAATACATACCACTTTGGCCTCAATCAGTGACAGATTGAGATTAGCTCGTTCGAACTCCTGGTCAAAACCTTGGTTGCGGGTTCCTGCCCATGCAAAATCGTAAGAGAGAAGCTTTTCGCCAAGGTGAATATCATAACAATAGTCACGGCCCAGGGTGCGCGGTTGCAATGTCGTCCTTTTAAAATCAGCGAGCTTGCAGCCCGAATACCTCATCTCAAAGTTCTTCTTCAAGTTGGCGTGTAGTGAGGCATTGTACCCCGAGACCTCAACTGCATCCTTCGCGTACCAAGACACAAGCGGGATCAAAGTCTTGTAGAACGATCGATCCTGCATTTCCTTTGCGGAATGCAAATACACGGTGCAGAGATCAGCGACGACAGCTGCAATTCGTGTAGTAAATATCTGATCCACCACAGATAGTGACGCTATCTTCAACTTCGAGACATATTGCACGAGGCTGGTGAAAAACAGGGAGTGCTTTCTCAGCTCAGAGGTAGCCCAGGGCCAATTTTCTTGGGCATGAGAGACGAACTCTAGCAACGCAAGAGCTACCTGGAGATCAACTTGGTCGATGTTTGAGAGTGTATCCAGCGCAATCTTCAAAAACGGTGTTCCTCTCATAGCCGGGGCTTTTTGATCGTCGGTCTTCTTAAGTGTTTGACGAGGAGACGATCCTGTAAGAATATAGACCGCAAGCCACTGCTGACGCTTGGTGACAAATGTTGACAATAGCTGCCATATTCCCAAGTGTAGGTTCCGATCACTTAACGGCTTGTCAAATTGTGATAGGAcatcaagaaagagacaggATGACTCGGCTCCCAAATGGCCAATCAGGGACGGTGGCTCTTTGTCTGAATTCAAAGCCGCGCCTGTGATAAGTGTGTTAAGAAGAGATATAATAGGTAGTCGGTAGGCGTCATGCTGTGCATATAATTTGACGAGGACCGGAGCTGCCTTAAACAGTTGCTCTTCTAATAATGACGGCGGTGTCGAGAGTAGCTGGGCGGCCTGTAAAAGTCTAGTAGAGAGTACAAGTGTCGAACTCACTTGCTTTTCTACCAGTGTTAAGTACCGAAGATATAATGTGGGCGGGGTTTGAAGGCCGTCGGCAATGAGTCGAAGGATCGGGTTGAAAGGGAGATCATCTGTCGAATGCGGTCGTAAAACATCCAGTATATACGTCGCCGAGGACGAGAACACACCAGTAACTTTCGCATCCAGTTTTGTAGAGTCGTTGGTGCCATAAGCATAGTAGAGTATTCTTTCGAATGTCTTAGCGAGTGCGGCGTTGATCTCGAATCTCTGCGCCGGGGAGTTAAATCGCCAATTGATGCTACTGTTGTACACTTCGACCATTATTCGAACAAAGTCCAAGAGGACTCCTCTCATCATATGAGATGGAACACCAGCAGTCCAATCAGAAACGGTTGCTGTCTTGCCCATTACGCTATTGGGGCTTCTCCTCAATACAGCACGAGAGACAGCGTCGTCAACAATGGACTCGAAAAAACGTACGCagctgaggaggaagggaTATTCGCCTGATGTGACCTCGAGGGCGGAGATGACTGCGGTCATGATGCCGCCTTTGCCATCAGAACCAAATAAGCTGCTCCGAGATAGGAACGGCCATACTCTGCCAGGTAAAACTTCAATAAGAGCGGTGATAAACCGCAGGCAGGCAATAACGGAATCCAAAACAGTCTCAGAACCTGCTCTAGGGCCAATATGAGACAGACTGCGTTCGAGAATGTCGAGTACCACTGAAATAATGTCGCTTTGCCGGGCTAACCCATCGCTTGCCATCTCCAAGATCCTCTTAGCGCCTGAGTCATCGCCATTTTGACGTTGTGTATCTTTGGAGGTAATGAGAAGGTCTGCCAAGAGTCCTATGATTTCCGCGATAGAGTCCTCTCCCCATCCTGCTGAATATCCTCCGTtttcattccattcctccagCCAGCTTCCTAGGTAGCTTAACGAAGAATACTGGTGCTGCCACATAATAACAGCGGGCCTTGACTCGGACACGATTTGCCCAATTGTCGTAGACGGAACTTGAGATGAGCCCGTGACAACCAGAGCATTGCTGGTTTGTTTCTCGGATAACTGTCTTCGAGGGGATGAGCCAAGCATTGGAAGGGATTCAACGAGAGTCACGAAATTTGCGTTCTCATCTTCCCGTATCGTCTCGTACCCTTGGAAATCAGGCGGCAAGGCTTGAGTGAATGTGTCCATGTTCTCCATTTCATTGAGAATTACCGGAATACCTTCGTCATTAACCAGGTCTTTGCTAATGAGAGCGCGGCAGAGTTTCAAAAACGGCACTGTCTCATAAGGGAACCGCGACCGGGCTAGTCGAAAGATATTGTCCATCAAAAGTTCATCCCTGATGAAAACACACCGTGGGTCACTAGAAGGCGAGGCCAGGTTGTTTATGGGCCATAGAGGTTCTGTGGATGAACCCACAAGAATTGCCAGAACGGATTCCACAATTTCGGGTGAATAATCTAAGTACACCACGGCCACTCGAATGAGATCCAGAAGCACCGTTCGAGTCCAACGGTTCGTTAACATGTCGTCAACTGCAGATGTAGAGCCAACTTTGGTAGCGAGGTTCATAATGATCTCAAATGCCATGATTTTCACTTCATCCGAGGTCAACAGGGCTATAGAATCATCAGCCGTGCACTTCGGAGTTCGTGCACATTCTAACAGCTCTTCATAGAGTGAAATTTCTGAAGCTCCGCCTGCGGTAGATTGAGGAGTATTCGATTGAAATGAGTCAACTGCGCTGTGAAACTGTTCTAACTCCCGATTCTCTTTGTCATTGAGGGCAAGCTCTCTCATAGTGTTCAAAACCAGTCCCCACGCGAATGCCGCGGGGCTTGCAACTTTGGACTCCACCACTGCAGAGACAAAAATCTCATTCACCTGACCAATCTCATCCTTCGAGAGAAAATATGGTGGTTTCGTGTTTGATTCTGGTGTACAAGTTTTGTTTATGATGGACGGAATAGTAAGCGGTAGCTTCATGAACGCAAGGGTCGTCAAGCTCACAAAAGCCTGAAGAGGGAGTAATACTTCTGGCGGATTCTGGCATGGCTTTACGAAGTCAGCTTCTCAGAACTCAAGAACAGGGAGGAAGTCTAGTTCTACTCACGATTTGGAGTGTCTCAAGGAAGTTGTAATCGCCCATGAGACGAAGCCAGGACACGAAAACATCGGCAGAAGGAAGCTCCGCAGATGATTGGAGCCGTAGGAACAGAATTTGCACAATGTGCAATATCTCTTCAACGAGAGCCGTTCGCCACAAATCTTCCACGGCCTCGTTGCTTTCAGCGAGTCCTAGCCACCCTCCATCGCTCTCTAATGCCGAAAGTCGACCCTGGATAGCTTTGATACATGCTTGAATGAAAGTGCGGCATTTATCACCAGCAAGATTGTCGTTGAAGAGTGTAGCTCCCAATTGGCACAACAAGTCGCTCCGTTTCTGTTCGGACATTTGCGGAGCAGGTTCATTGACGTCGTTGCGCAGAGAGAGAGCGAATAACCTCCGGGCCGTCTTTATAATATGTGTCCTTTCCGACAAGTATAACTCTCGCAGACGCAGGCGCCTACTTTCTTCAGAAACAAATCCTGAGGCATTGTCCTCACGACCGACTTTCTGACTGAAAATTTCAGCAAAGCTGGGTCCAGCCAGCGACATGCGAAAGTTCTCGACACCAGCTGCGCTCTGCAAACTTGTagattcttcttcggagaaTCCAGACAGAAGGCGTGTAGCAGGGCGATTCTGCCATTCTAAGACTGCAATCCTTAGGGCGCTGATTTCGTCAATGCCGGCTTTCTGGCTCAGCCACAATGCGTCTTCTTTGAGTTCCTTCAAGTTATATGAAGCTTGCGCTGTTGTCTCCGAATGAATCGCAGCCGTTTTCGATTCAAAATCTGACTTTGTTTTCCCCGAAGAGGAGGTGAACCCGTCCAAACATCTtgcaagaagctgaacgCTTTCTGGGTGCGACAAGAAAGCATGGAGACTGCCGGTATCGCCTAGGTCATCCTCGGGATTGCATGTGTAGAGAAATGCTCTCTTCCAGGACCTGAAGGGACGGTATAGTTAGCCTTGATCCTGTGTGAAGTATTGTAGATGCGCGTACAGAAGCTGGACGTCCCCGGAGAAGCACTTGTCCAGGGACGGGAAATAGGCTTCCGGAACGGGAGCCATTGGCGCAACAGCTATATCATTCTAAGACCTAGAAAGATACAGCTTTTATGCGCAGGTAGGAAGGGCCTAGAGTGAGTAAGGTCGATAAAGCAATAAGTGTAGGAAGCTGAGAGCGGGAACTCAAGAATATTCGAAGGAGCACTTTTGGCTGAGGTCAACAATCAATACCTATCTTGGCTTAGTGTAAGGCGGTGAGACTAAATTTGCGCAGTTTGATAGACAAGCCCGTTTGGGAAGGCGATTATCCGATGCGGCTTCAATGAGTCAAACTCCCCGCTTACACAATTCGTTGCTCAGCCCTTCAAAAAGGTGAGTTAGGGTCGCTGCTTAGTCGATAGACTACTGTCTGCGCTTACGATTCTTACGTAGACAGTTCTTTCTAATTCTTAACTCTGACGCCTCTCATCTCCAGGTCTTCGTCATGGCGGGCTCCGATCTCGTTGACCATTCCCCCCACCATCCCACTAAAGCCGCACGGCTTGACAGCGCATCCAATGTCATTTTGATCGACAACTATGATTCTTTCACCTGGAATGTCTATCAGTATCTGGTCCTCGAGGGCGCCACTGTCCAGGTGTTTCGCAATGATGAATTATCCTTGGACGAATTGATCGCCAAGAAGCCGACTCAATTGGTCGTCAGCCCTGGTCCGGGCCACCCGACAACCGACGCTGGAATCAGTAATGCTGCAATTCAATACTTCAGCGGTAAAGTACCTGTTTTTGGTGTGTGTATGGGTCAGCAATgcatcatctcttccttcggTGGCAAAGTCGATGTCACAGGCGAGATCTTGCATGGTAAGACATCGGTGATAAAACATGACGGTAAGGGTGCATATGAAGGGCTGCCGACCTCCCTCGCCGTGACTAGGTATCATTCCCTTGCTGGAACACACTCAACGATCCCTGATTGCCTGGAGGTAACGTCTTACGCCCAGCTGGGTGAGGACAGTAGTAAGACCGTTATCATGGGTGTGAGACACAAGGAGCTTGCAGTGGAAGGTGTCCAGTTTCATCCTGAAAGTATTCTCACAGAGTACGGCCGAGGGATGTTTAGGAACTTCCTCAAACTTACAGCGGGTACATGGGAGGGTAACGGCAAACAATCCAGTGCACAGAGTGGCACTTCCGTTGCAACTGGGTTAGCTGCCTCGAATAGCACCCCAAAGGTAGACAAGAAGACTTCCATCTTAGAGAAGATATATGATCACCGCAGGGCTGCCGTTGCCATCCAGAAGACTATTCCTTCACAACGGCCCGCGGATCTTCAGGCTGCTTACGACCTCAACATTGCTCCTCCACAAGTCTCATTCCCTGCCCGTCTGAGACAATCACCTTATCCGCTGTCTCTTATGGCTGAAATAAAGCGCGCTTCCCCTTCCAAGGGAATGATTGCGGAGAACGCATGTGCCCCTGCCCAGGCTAGAGAGTACGCTAAGGCCGGCGCCAGCGTTATTTCTGTCCTCACTGAGCCAGAATGGTTCAAAGGTAGCATCGACGATTTGCGTGCCGTTCGTCAGAGCTTAGAAGGAGTTACAAACAGACCTGCAATCTTAAGAAAGGAGTTTGTTTTTGACGAATATCAGATTCTTGAAGCCCGTCTTGCTGGGGCTGATACTATCCTGCTCATCGTGAAGATGCTAAGCGTCGAGCTTCTTACAAGATTGTATCACTATTCTCGCAGCTTGGGAATGGAGCCTCTCGTAGAGGTTAATACTccggaggaaatgaagatcGCGGTGCAGCTTGGAGCCGAGGTGATTGGCGTGAACAACAGAGACTTGACGAGCTTCGAGGTTGACCTCGGTACCACGAGTCGTCTCATGGACCAGGTTAACGAGAATACTATCGTTTGCGCTCTTAGTGGAATTTCCGGACCCAAGGATGTCGAGGCTTACAAGAAGGAAGGTGTCAAAGCAATTCTCGTGGGAGAGGCACTTATGCGGGCATCTAACACATCTGCTTTTGTTGCAGAGCTGCTCGGGGG
Proteins encoded in this window:
- a CDS encoding bifunctional anthranilate synthase/indole-3-glycerol-phosphate synthase (anthranilate synthase component II), with the translated sequence MAGSDLVDHSPHHPTKAARLDSASNVILIDNYDSFTWNVYQYLVLEGATVQVFRNDELSLDELIAKKPTQLVVSPGPGHPTTDAGISNAAIQYFSGKVPVFGVCMGQQCIISSFGGKVDVTGEILHGKTSVIKHDGKGAYEGLPTSLAVTRYHSLAGTHSTIPDCLEVTSYAQLGEDSSKTVIMGVRHKELAVEGVQFHPESILTEYGRGMFRNFLKLTAGTWEGNGKQSSAQSGTSVATGLAASNSTPKVDKKTSILEKIYDHRRAAVAIQKTIPSQRPADLQAAYDLNIAPPQVSFPARLRQSPYPLSLMAEIKRASPSKGMIAENACAPAQAREYAKAGASVISVLTEPEWFKGSIDDLRAVRQSLEGVTNRPAILRKEFVFDEYQILEARLAGADTILLIVKMLSVELLTRLYHYSRSLGMEPLVEVNTPEEMKIAVQLGAEVIGVNNRDLTSFEVDLGTTSRLMDQVNENTIVCALSGISGPKDVEAYKKEGVKAILVGEALMRASNTSAFVAELLGGSYEKSTQTSRASPLVKICGTRSEDGARAAIEAGADLVGIIQVQGRKRTVSDDVALRISQVVKSTKRPVTHTASTTQGTSNATSVDYFDHSTNVLRHPNRALLVGVFQNQPLSYILEQQQKLELDVVQLHGSEPLEWAKLIPVPVIRKFGLDETGIARRAYHTLPLLDSGAGGSGELLDQSGVQTVLDSDAGLRVILAGGLDPTNVADTIKKLGSSGHKVVGVDVSSGVESDGVQDPSKIHAFVQAVRGLQQ
- a CDS encoding acyl--CoA ligase (acyl-CoA synthetase), with protein sequence MPFKSRWQVHVPDAHLATVLFTSPTHPLSKTHRCFSEAARPDTHYFTTHDFRLWSKRFAAGLRKAGLQSGDRVLLFSGNDLFFPVVFMGIIMAGGIFSGANPTYVARELAYQLQDSGATYLICAEGSLDTGIEAAQVAGLSRGRVFVFNNAIFDGRGEGKMGCRYWGELVASAEEGSQFEWDDLSTPEKANRTLALNYSSGTTGRPKGVEISHKNYCANMLQANQSFYLNPDWKARNARARFLCFLPMYHAMAQNIFIANALKREVPVYIMPKFDFIKMLEYTEKFRITDLILVPPVVVALAKHPAVRSGKYDLSSVEGIGSGAAPLGREVCDEVEALWEPGRVNVKQGWGMTETTCAILGWDPTETSHTASVGELNPNCEAKIMADDGVTELGRNQRGELWVRGPNIMKGYWRNPQATKETKTEDGWLKTGDIAYVDDQGKFYVVDRKKELIKVKGNQVAPAELEALLLEHPAVADVAVIGVSVNDDERPRAYVVLKPGQSASAQDLIAFMDGKVSAIKRITGGVVFVDTIPKNPSGKILRKVLRDRAKEEVASNPSIAAKL
- a CDS encoding nucleoporin (predicted protein); protein product: MAPVPEAYFPSLDKCFSGDVQLLSWKRAFLYTCNPEDDLGDTGSLHAFLSHPESVQLLARCLDGFTSSSGKTKSDFESKTAAIHSETTAQASYNLKELKEDALWLSQKAGIDEISALRIAVLEWQNRPATRLLSGFSEEESTSLQSAAGVENFRMSLAGPSFAEIFSQKVGREDNASGFVSEESRRLRLRELYLSERTHIIKTARRLFALSLRNDVNEPAPQMSEQKRSDLLCQLGATLFNDNLAGDKCRTFIQACIKAIQGRLSALESDGGWLGLAESNEAVEDLWRTALVEEILHIVQILFLRLQSSAELPSADVFVSWLRLMGDYNFLETLQIPCQNPPEVLLPLQAFVSLTTLAFMKLPLTIPSIINKTCTPESNTKPPYFLSKDEIGQVNEIFVSAVVESKVASPAAFAWGLVLNTMRELALNDKENRELEQFHSAVDSFQSNTPQSTAGGASEISLYEELLECARTPKCTADDSIALLTSDEVKIMAFEIIMNLATKVGSTSAVDDMLTNRWTRTVLLDLIRVAVVYLDYSPEIVESVLAILVGSSTEPLWPINNLASPSSDPRCVFIRDELLMDNIFRLARSRFPYETVPFLKLCRALISKDLVNDEGIPVILNEMENMDTFTQALPPDFQGYETIREDENANFVTLVESLPMLGSSPRRQLSEKQTSNALVVTGSSQVPSTTIGQIVSESRPAVIMWQHQYSSLSYLGSWLEEWNENGGYSAGWGEDSIAEIIGLLADLLITSKDTQRQNGDDSGAKRILEMASDGLARQSDIISVVLDILERSLSHIGPRAGSETVLDSVIACLRFITALIEVLPGRVWPFLSRSSLFGSDGKGGIMTAVISALEVTSGEYPFLLSCVRFFESIVDDAVSRAVLRRSPNSVMGKTATVSDWTAGVPSHMMRGVLLDFVRIMVEVYNSSINWRFNSPAQRFEINAALAKTFERILYYAYGTNDSTKLDAKVTGVFSSSATYILDVLRPHSTDDLPFNPILRLIADGLQTPPTLYLRYLTLVEKQVSSTLVLSTRLLQAAQLLSTPPSLLEEQLFKAAPVLVKLYAQHDAYRLPIISLLNTLITGAALNSDKEPPSLIGHLGAESSCLFLDVLSQFDKPLSDRNLHLGIWQLLSTFVTKRQQWLAVYILTGSSPRQTLKKTDDQKAPAMRGTPFLKIALDTLSNIDQVDLQVALALLEFVSHAQENWPWATSELRKHSLFFTSLVQYVSKLKIASLSVVDQIFTTRIAAVVADLCTVYLHSAKEMQDRSFYKTLIPLVSWYAKDAVEVSGYNASLHANLKKNFEMRYSGCKLADFKRTTLQPRTLGRDYCYDIHLGEKLLSYDFAWAGTRNQGFDQEFERANLNLSLIEAKVSLLHSWKFFAIEHCSDFMTDREVQKSMAVVVQRCLEANTNGVPQEAIFARIQQTRVDFAQALLQRLVEIGSRGAEVFGLLGVVWDALRSRRATYEEAIINDDTEYYRSLLNVLFLALQFHQDSPSRTAPETLSKKAEVSSDLGLVVEIVKTVVAQGFKSLTAYLHDQPEKCTPKDFAIITAILQSCLQVKNVDRVYEHIVYHIADNDTGRHATSLFSWADQLAVAGDPVYGELSISFLVKLSTIPMLAEHLAVEVVLVRLSTCRLTNILRQPKGFGPFDSVPRMYAIWTGGILPLCLNLLYHVIRTAPEVAAFLNQFEGQLTRASEAFAADRTAGSTARRICLSMTSEAYSLALISFILDRFREAGPSAGMDAESIQELKWDRAHVKEDIEDLLERRQLLRARIVATNDKEAELVRQKPLNASSGAENRLEEKIVSELKATLVCLGGEEA